A window of the Mus pahari chromosome 1, PAHARI_EIJ_v1.1, whole genome shotgun sequence genome harbors these coding sequences:
- the LOC110334652 gene encoding olfactory receptor 51F2, translating into MLILNNTHSQLPTFLLTGIPGLRAAQVWISIPFCLLYVIALSGNSMILLVIVREQSLHEPMYYFLSMLSVTDLSLSLCTLSTTLGVLWFEAREINLNACIAQMFFLHGFTFMESGVLLAMAFDRFVAICDPLRYTTILTNARIAQIGTIVLIRNVAVMLPVVLFVKRLSFCSSLVLSHSYCYHVDVIQLSCTDNRINSILGLFALFSTTGFDCPCILLSYVLIIRSVLSIASSDERQKAFNTCISHISAVAIFYIPLISLSLVHRYGHSAPAFVHTIMANVFLLIPPVLNPIIYSVKTKQIRKAIIKVLNQKQNQL; encoded by the coding sequence ATGCTCATCCTTAATAATACCCATTCCCAGCTTCCAACCTTCCTCCTCACTGGTATCCCAGGCCTGAGAGCAGCTCAGGTCTGGATCTCCATTCCCTTTTGTCTCCTTTACGTAATTGCCCTTTCTGGGAACAGCATGATCCTGCTGGTGATTGTTCGTGAGCAGAGCCTCCATGAGCCTATGTACTATTTTCTCTCTATGCTCTCCGTCACAGACCTGAGCTTGTCTCTCTGCACACTTTCCACTACCCTTGGTGTCCTCTGGTTTGAAGCTCGAGAGATCAATTTAAATGCGTGTATTGCCCAGATGTTCTTTCTCCATGGGTTTACTTTCATGGAATCTGGAGTTTTGCTGGCCATGGCCTTTGATCGTTTTGTGGCCATCTGTGATCCACTAAGATATACCACTATTCTTACCAATGCCAGGATTGCCCAGATTGGCACAATTGTGTTGATAAGGAATGTTGCCGTCATGTTGCCAGTTGTGCTCTTTGTCAAGAGGTTGTCCTTCTGCAGTTCTCTGGTTCTTTCACATTCATACTGCTACCATGTAGATGTCATCCAGCTCTCATGTACAGACAACAGAATCAATAGCATTCTTGGTCTGTTTGCACTATTCTCTACTACAGGGTTTGACTGCCCTTGCATCTTGCTGTCCTATGTACTGATCATCCGATCTGTCCTCAGCATCGCTTCCTCTGATGAACGACAGAAAGCCTTCAATACATGCATATCCCACATCAGTGCTGTTGCCATCTTCTACATTCCTCTCATCAGCTTGTCTCTTGTACACCGTTATGGCCATTCAGCTCCCGCCTTTGTCCACACCATCATGGCCAATGTCTTCCTGCTCATCCCTCCTGTGCTCAACCCGATAATCTACAGTGTGAAGACGAAGCAGATTCGAAAGGCTATTATCAAGGTGTTAAATCAGAAGCAAAACCAACTTTAA